In Gossypium arboreum isolate Shixiya-1 chromosome 5, ASM2569848v2, whole genome shotgun sequence, a single genomic region encodes these proteins:
- the LOC108451880 gene encoding ALA-interacting subunit 3-like encodes MSSSTPSSSAGGVGSADSAAPRRNSKRPKYSKFTQQELPACKPILTPRWVISAFMLVSIVFIPIGVVSLFASRDVVEIIDRYETACVPDGYKNDKVTFIQSNLTKQCNRTLTVKKRMKKPIYVYYQLDNFYQNHRRYVKSRSDSQLKENSSWDDVSSCKPEDMSNDQPIVPCGLIAWSLFNDTYNFSLNNQQLAVNKKGISWKSDRDSKFGKDVFPKNFQNGTLKGGATLNSSIPLSEQEDLIVWMRTAALPTFRKLYGKIEQDLQPNDQIVVTLDNNYNTYSFNGKKKLVLSTTSWLGGKNDFLGIAYLTVGGLCFFLALSFTVVYLVKPRRLGDPSYLSWNRNPGGH; translated from the exons ATGAGTTCCAGTACACCATCATCTAGCGCTGGAGGTGTTGGATCCGCTGATTCTGCTGCTCCTAGAAGAAATTCCAAGCGACCCAAAT ACTCTAAGTTCACTCAGCAAGAGCTTCCAGCTTGCAAGCCAATCCTCACGCCACGATGG GTCATATCAGCCTTTATGCTTGTTAGCATTGTCTTCATTCCTATTGGAGTGGTCTCTCTGTTTGCTTCTCGAGAT GTCGTTGAAATCATTGATCGGTATGAAACTGCATGTGTACCGGACGGCTACAAAAATGATAAGGTCACATTCATACAAAGTAATTTGACCAAACAATGCAACAGAACATTGACA GTTAAGAAGCGAATGAAGAAGCCTATCTATGTCTACTACCAACTGGACAATTTCTACCAGAATCATCGGAG GTATGTGAAGAGCCGAAGTGACTCACAGTTGAAAGAAAATAGCAGTTGGGATGATGTTAGTTCTTGTAAGCCTGAAGATATGTCTAATGACCAGCCAATTGTTCCCTGTGGTCTTATAGCTTGGAGTTTATTTAATGATACCTATAATTTCTCCCTCAACAATCAGCAATTGGCGGTGAACAAGAAGGGCATCTCCTGGAAAAGTGATAGGGACAGTAAATTCGGGAAAGATGTATTTCCCAAAAATTTTCAGAATGGAACTCTTAAAGGTGGTGCAACGCTTAATTCATCTATCCCC TTAAGTGAGCAAGAAGACCTCATTGTTTGGATGCGAACTGCTGCTCTGCCAACATTTAGAAAATTGTATGGGAAGATTGAACAGGATCTCCAACCAAATGATCAAATAGTTGTGACATTGGATAACAACTACAATACTTACAGTTTCAATGGCAAGAAAAAACTAGTGCTTTCAACTACTAGCTGGCTTGGTGGAAAAAACGACTTCCTTGGCATTGCTTATCTCACTGTTGGCGGGCTGTGCTTCTTTTTGGCGTTGTCTTTCACTGTTGTCTACCTTGTTAAGCCAAG GCGACTAGGAGACCCATCGTATTTGTCATGGAACAGAAATCCAGGAGGACATTAA